The following coding sequences lie in one Saccopteryx bilineata isolate mSacBil1 chromosome 5, mSacBil1_pri_phased_curated, whole genome shotgun sequence genomic window:
- the RPE gene encoding ribulose-phosphate 3-epimerase isoform X3 has translation MHMMVSRPEQWVKPMAVAGANQYTFHLEATENPGALIKDIRENGMKVGLAIKPGTTVEYLAPWANQIDMALVMTVEPGFGGQKFMEDMMPKVHWLRTQFPSLDIEVDGGVGPDTIHKCAEAGANMIVSGSAIMRSEDPRSVINLLRNVCSEAAQKRSLDR, from the exons ATGCACATGATGGTGTCAAGGCCGGAACAGTGGGTAAAGCCAATGGCTGTAGCAGGAGCTAATCAGTATACCTTTCATCTTGAGGCTACTGAGAACCCAGGGGCTTTGATTAAAGACATTCGGGAGAATGGGATGAAG gtTGGCCTTGCTATCAAACCAGGAACTACAGTTGAGTATTTGGCACCATGGGCTAATCAGATAGATATGGCCTTGGTTATGACAGtggagcctgggtttggaggGCAGAAATTCATGGAAGATATGATGCCAAAG GTTCACTGGTTGAGGACCCAGTTCCCGTCTTTGGACATAGAGGTTGATGGTGGAGTAGGTCCTGACACTATCCATAAATGTGCAGAG GCAGGAGCTAACATGATTGTGTCTGGCAGTGCCATAATGAGGAGTGAAGACCCCAGATCTGTAATCAACCTGTTAAGAAATGTTTGCTCAGAAGCTGCTCAGAAACGTTCTCTTGATCGATGA